From a single Brassica napus cultivar Da-Ae chromosome C9, Da-Ae, whole genome shotgun sequence genomic region:
- the LOC106417146 gene encoding putative F-box/LRR-repeat protein At3g18150: protein MKTFHICTRMRQNVPYIDTWIKFAMSRNVENLTLRFDHLPSSNMPEFFYNNSSVEQLSLELHFSPMIPICYVPWTSLKKLSLSSCKLSDECTATILSCCPILESVTLDSCDQLNVLDLSKSQHLTTLEIDQSLGPTQIVAPYIRYLSLTNFKLPCTLVDVSSLTAAILETSLCLFKNLKSEDILVVLLKMLEKLRDVEKLTFSAKFLQTLSLALALGRCPFPSVKVNDLTLETTLSSVEFPGIEKLLQSSPGVKKLTLHVLEPGTVPLLIPIMVCNFHNPLLFYFCLGHFNYCRV, encoded by the exons ATGAAAACGTTTCATATCTGTACACGCATGAGACAGAATGTTCCATACATTGACACGTGGATAAAGTTCGCCATGTCCCGGAACGTGGAGAATCTGACGTTGCGTTTCGATCATCTTCCATCCTCCAATATGCCTGAATTCTTCTACAATAATTCTTCTGTTGAACAACTTAGCCTTGAGTTGCACTTTTCTCCTATGATTCCCATATGCTATGTGCCTTGGACATCACTCAAAAAGCTATCATTGAGTTCTTGCAAGCTCTCTGATGAATGTACTGCTACGATTCTATCTTGCTGTCCCATTCTCGAGAGCGTAACTTTGGATTCATGCGATCAACTGAATGTTCTTGATCTCAGCAAATCACAGCACTTGACAACATTAGAGATAGATCAATCTCTAGGGCCAACACAGATTGTGGCCCCATATATCCGTTATCTCAGTTTGACCAACTTTAAGTTGCCATGTACTTTAGTCGATGTCTCCTCTTTAACCGCAGCTATACTAGAGACTAGCTTATGCTTATTTAAGAACCTGAAGTCAGAAGATATTCTAGTAGTGTTGCTAAAAATGCTAGAGAAGTTGCGGGATGTAGAGAAGCTTACTTTTAGTGCAAAATTTCTCCAG ACTTTATCTCTTGCACTGGCGCTGGGACGTTGTCCTTTTCCGAGTGTCAAGGTCAACGATTTGACTTTGGAGACAACTCTCTCTAGTGTTGAATTTCCTGGCATAGAAAAGCTTCTGCAAAGCTCACCTGGAGTAAAGAAGCTAACTCTACACGTACTGGAACCTGGAACCGTACCGCTATTGATACCTATAATGGTATGTAATTTCCATAAccctcttttattttatttttgtcttgGCCATTTTAACTATTGCCGAGTTTAA